CAAGGATTCCCAGGGCACCATCGAGGGCATTGCCGCCATTCTCCGTGACGTGACCAAGCGCTGGCATCGCGAACGGGAACTGCGCGGGCGTGTGAGTGAGCTGGAGGCGGCCCAGGTCCAGTAAAATCCACCTGGAAACGCAAAAAACCCCTGGTCACCCAGGGGCTTTGCTGTGGCGGAGGATAAGGGATTTGAACCCTTGAGGGGATTTCTCCCCGCACGCGTTCCAGGCGTGTGACATAGGCCGCTAGTCGAATCCTCCAGGCCGAACACTGCAGCACGGCTGCTGTGTTCTCGCAAAACAATACACAAGGTCGGCGGAAAAACACAAATCGCAGGTCATGCCCCTGAACCCCGTGCCCGGCCGGTGGGTGAGTTGGCCTGCGGGCCGGGGAATGGGTTAGAGTTATCGGCAGGATCCCGTGCGGCGTCCATCTTGTGAACTCCCCCAGGGCAGGAATGCAGCAAGGGTCAACGAGCTCTGGCGGGTGCGCGGGATCCCCTTATTTTCTCTTTGCGTCTAACATTGTGGCCGTACACTCCCCACGGAAGGTAGGCCCTCAACATGACGCTCCTCGACTTCGATTCAGACCGCCTGGCACAGTTCTCGGCGCAGGTCCGCGCCGATTATGAAGAGCTGAAGGCGAAGAACCTCAAGCTTGACCTGACGCGGGGAAAGCCCTCCTCTGAACAGCTCGATTTCGGCGAGTCCCTTCTGGCGCTCCCCGGCGAGGGCGACCACATCGATGCCGATGGCCAGGACGTGCGCAACTACGGCAACCTCAAGGGCATCCGCGATATCCGTGAGCTGTGGGCAGAGGTGCTGGGTGTGAACCCGGAAAACCTCCTGGCCGGTGACGCGTCGTCGCTGAACATCATGTTCGACCTCGTCTCCTGGTCCTATGCCTCCGGCAACAACGATTCGGAGCGTGCCTGGAAGGACGAGGAGAAGGTCCGCTGGATCTGCCCCGTCCCCGGCTATGACCGCCACTTCACCATCAGCGAGCACTTCGGCTTCGAGATGGTCACCGTCCCGATGCTCGAGGATGGCCCGGACGTGGCGGCCATCAAGGAGCTGGTGAAGGATCCGCAGGTCAAGGGCATGTGGGCGGTGCCGACGTTCGGCAACCCGACCGGCATCACTTTCTCGGAGGAGGTCTGCCGCGAACTGGCCACCATGGAGACCGCCGCCCCGGACTTCCGCATCGTCTGGGACAACGCCTACGCGGTGCACACGCTGACGGGCGAGTTCCCCCCGATCCACGACGTGGTGGCGTTCGCGGAGGAGGCCGGCAACCCTAACCGTTTCTGGGCGATGTCCTCGACCTCGAAGATCACCCTCGCCGGCGCCGGCGTGAGCTTCTTCCACTCATCCAAGGCGAACCTCGACTGGTACCTCAAGATCGCCGGTGTCCGCGGTATCGGCCCGAACAAGGTCAACCAGCTGGCGCACGCCCGCTATTTCGGCAACGCGGAGGGGGTCCGTGCCGTGATGCGCAAGCACGCCGGCTCTCTGGCCCCGAAGTTCGCCCGTGTCGTGGAGATCATGGAGGACCGCCTCGGCGAGTACGAGGTGGCCCGCTGGACCGAACCGGAGGGTGGTTACTTCATCTCCCTCGACGTCATTGACGGCACCGCGTCCCGCGTCGTCGAGCTGGCCAAGGAAGCCGGCATCGCCCTGACCGGGGCGGGTTCCTCCTTCCCGCTCAAGGATGATCCCAACAACCGCAACATCCGCCTCGCCCCCTCCCTGCCGCCGGTGGAGGAGCTCGAGGTCGCGATGGACGGCGTGGCCACCTGCGTGCTGCTCGCGGCCGTCGAAAAGCTCGGGGCTTAATTGGACCGGGCGCAGATCACCCACTGGTTCGACCAGCTCATCCCGGCTGAACTGGAGTTCCGGGCAGACTCGGCGGTGGCGGACCTGGGCGAGGGCCAGCGGGTGGCGCTGACGGTGGGTTTCTCGGACGTGGATACGGGACTGGTCGCGGTCGACGGCGGCGAAGAGGTGCGCTCCGAGCTGATCCTGGTCGCCCGCGCGGAGGAACAGCAGCTCGCCGACACTCTTGCGGCCGCCGCGACGATGCTTTCCGACGTCAACGGGATCCTCCCCGCGCAACCCGGCACCATGCTGCCGAACCTCGCCGGGAAGGCGGGCCTGCAGGACGTGAGCGTCATGCACGGCCTGTTCGTTCCGCCGTATCTGTGGGGCGGCGAAACCCCGCGTTTCACCGAGGGGGGTCGCCTCACGGTCCTTCTTCAGCTGGTCATGCTCACCGACGCCGAGTACGCCTACGCGGTGGAGGAGGGCCCCGGCGGGCTGCAGCAGGCGCTGGGCGAGGCGGGCATTGATCTTCTCGACTGGCGGCGCTGACTCCCCGGGTAGGCTGTTCGACGTGGCTCTATACCGGAAGTACCGTCCCGCCTCCTTCGCCGACGTCGTCGGACAGGAGCAGGTGACCCGTCCCCTGTCGGTGGCCCTGGATTCCGGCCGCATCAACCACGCCTACCTCTTCTCGGGGCCGCGTGGTTGCGGTAAGACGTCCTCGGCCCGCATCCTGGCACGTTCCTTGAACTGCGTCGAAGGGCCGACCTCCACCCCGTGTGGTGTGTGCTCCTCGTGTGTGTCGCTGGCACCCGGCGGTTCGGGCAACCTCGATGTCATGGAGATCGACGCGGCATCGAACAATGGCGTCGATGACATGCGTTCACTCCGGGAAAGGGCCCAGTTTGCGCCGGCCGAGTCCCGTTACCGGGTCTACATCATCGATGAGGCCCACATGATTTCGGGCGCGGGTGCGAACGCACTGCTGAAAATCGTGGAGGAGCCCCCCGCACACGTCATCTTCATCTTCGCCACCACCGAGCCTGAAAAAATCATCGGCACGATCAAATCCCGCACCCACCACTACCCGTTCCGCCTGCTCACCCCCCAGGCGATGCGTGGGCTGCTGGAGCGCACGGTCGCAGACGAGGGAATCCACGTCGAGGACTCCGTTTATCCGCTGATTGTCCGCGCCGGCGGAGGCTCACCGCGTGATGCACTCTCCATCCTGGACCAGCTGATCGCCGGTTCCGGCCCCGACGGGCTGACCTACGAGATTGCGCTGCCCCTGCTGGGTGTCACGGACCTCTCGCTCATCGACGCCGCCGTCGACGCCCTCGCCACCGGTGACCGCGCCGCCCTGTTCACCACCGTCGATGACATCATCGAGGCGGGCCATGACCCGCGTCGCTTCGTCGAGGACCTGCTCGAGCGCCTCCGTGACCTGATGGTGCTGCAGGCAGTTCCGGAGGCCTTCGACCTCGGGCTCGTTGACGCCCCGGCCGACCGGGCGGAGATCCTGCGCGAGGAGGCCGCCTCCTTCACCGCCGGGCAGCTCGCTCACCTGGCCGCCACCACCAATGACCGCATCGCCGACATGCGGGGCGCCACCTCTCCTCGCCTGCTCCTGGAGATCCTCTGCGCGCACCTGCTCCTTCCCGCTGCCCCGGTCCAGAGCGCCGGGGGGGTGGCGGCGGCTGCGGCCACGGCCGCGTCGGCGGCCCCTGCTGCCGCGCCTGCCCGGCAGAACGGCGGAAAGCTCTTCGAACGGCCCTCCGCCCGCCGTGCCCGCGAGGCCGCCGAGAAGGGTGTGCAGGAGGCCCCGAAGCAGCCGGAGGCGAGCCCTTCACCCGCACCTGCATCTGACCCGGTGCCGGCGCCGGCACCGCCGAAGACCGTTCCCACCCCGCCCCCGGCACCTGAGACTCCCCGACGGCCCGAGCCCACCGACCCGGTTGCGGCGCTCCGTTCGCGCTGGTCGGAGATTCGTCAGATGGTTTCCGAGCGCAACAAGATCGCCGGCATCATGCTCGCAGAATCCCGTGTCCTGGGCCTGCGCGACGACACCCTCATTCTCGGACACAACACAGGCGCCCTGGCGGAACGTCTCAACGCGGAGTCGAACAACAAAGACATCGCCGCTGTCGTATCTGAAGAGGTGAAACGCGAGCTCAAGGTGCACTGCG
This sequence is a window from Corynebacterium comes. Protein-coding genes within it:
- a CDS encoding DNA polymerase III subunit gamma and tau; translation: MALYRKYRPASFADVVGQEQVTRPLSVALDSGRINHAYLFSGPRGCGKTSSARILARSLNCVEGPTSTPCGVCSSCVSLAPGGSGNLDVMEIDAASNNGVDDMRSLRERAQFAPAESRYRVYIIDEAHMISGAGANALLKIVEEPPAHVIFIFATTEPEKIIGTIKSRTHHYPFRLLTPQAMRGLLERTVADEGIHVEDSVYPLIVRAGGGSPRDALSILDQLIAGSGPDGLTYEIALPLLGVTDLSLIDAAVDALATGDRAALFTTVDDIIEAGHDPRRFVEDLLERLRDLMVLQAVPEAFDLGLVDAPADRAEILREEAASFTAGQLAHLAATTNDRIADMRGATSPRLLLEILCAHLLLPAAPVQSAGGVAAAAATAASAAPAAAPARQNGGKLFERPSARRAREAAEKGVQEAPKQPEASPSPAPASDPVPAPAPPKTVPTPPPAPETPRRPEPTDPVAALRSRWSEIRQMVSERNKIAGIMLAESRVLGLRDDTLILGHNTGALAERLNAESNNKDIAAVVSEEVKRELKVHCVIGTDPAAAGFAAQPPKKEAWNPQRESRESARVTEVPTPAPAPAPTPTPTPAPEPVPTWGRPRALGGEPAPAPQPTPQPVPKPTAAPESAGEESQRRPWEAAVERGRAKMAERAARPSFDDGVPLPPEPMDDDVEPAPPREPAPEPAPASEPSRREEEEMMVEAAQEPGTFDRRDATTIAVELLEQELDARRL
- a CDS encoding aminotransferase class I/II-fold pyridoxal phosphate-dependent enzyme, with amino-acid sequence MTLLDFDSDRLAQFSAQVRADYEELKAKNLKLDLTRGKPSSEQLDFGESLLALPGEGDHIDADGQDVRNYGNLKGIRDIRELWAEVLGVNPENLLAGDASSLNIMFDLVSWSYASGNNDSERAWKDEEKVRWICPVPGYDRHFTISEHFGFEMVTVPMLEDGPDVAAIKELVKDPQVKGMWAVPTFGNPTGITFSEEVCRELATMETAAPDFRIVWDNAYAVHTLTGEFPPIHDVVAFAEEAGNPNRFWAMSSTSKITLAGAGVSFFHSSKANLDWYLKIAGVRGIGPNKVNQLAHARYFGNAEGVRAVMRKHAGSLAPKFARVVEIMEDRLGEYEVARWTEPEGGYFISLDVIDGTASRVVELAKEAGIALTGAGSSFPLKDDPNNRNIRLAPSLPPVEELEVAMDGVATCVLLAAVEKLGA
- a CDS encoding suppressor of fused domain protein, translating into MDRAQITHWFDQLIPAELEFRADSAVADLGEGQRVALTVGFSDVDTGLVAVDGGEEVRSELILVARAEEQQLADTLAAAATMLSDVNGILPAQPGTMLPNLAGKAGLQDVSVMHGLFVPPYLWGGETPRFTEGGRLTVLLQLVMLTDAEYAYAVEEGPGGLQQALGEAGIDLLDWRR